CTTTTCGCAGACCGATCAGCGTTTGCTGGCGGTGCTGGTACGCCTGCATCGCGGCAAGATCGCCGTCGCGCTGTTCGACGAACTGCCGACCCAGTGGCGCGAACCCTTGCGCCGCCTCACGGTGATCCTGAGGCTGGCCTATCTGCTGAACCGCTCGCGCATGCTCGACCAGCGGCCACGTTTCGTGTTGACCGCAGGCCGTCGCAGCCTGGAATTGCGCTGCCCGCGCGGCTGGCTGGAACAACACCCGCTGACGCGCGCCGATATCGAGCGCGAGCAGGAACTGCTCAAGGTTATCGACTTCAAACTTTCGGTGGATTGAACGGCCCGAGGCGACTTCGATCCGAGGAGCTGGGACGCTCTTCGCGATTCAGACCAGATCGCCGTCCAGCAATCGCTGTTGAACCGCGACGTCCTGCACATGGTCGGCACGGTGGTAGCCGCCGTCGGGCTGCAGATGCCAGCTTTGCGCGGTGTCGGCCAGATAGGCCTGCAAGTGCGTGATCAGGCGCTGGCGCAGCTTGTCGTCGAGTATCGGCGTGGCGATCTCGACGCGGCGATAGAGATTGCGTTCCATCCAGTCGGCACTGGAGATCCAGACCTCGGGTTTACCGGCGTTCTCGAAATGGAACACGCGATGGTGTTCCAGGAAGCGGCCGACCACGGAACGCACACGAATGCGATCCGATACGCCGGCAATGCCGGGTCGCAGCGAACACATGCCGCGCACGATCAGATCGATCTCCACACCGGCCTGTGAGGCGCGATACAGCTTGCGGATCAATTCCGGTTCCACCAGCGAATTCATCTTGGCGATGATTCTTCCCGGGTGGCCGGCGGCGACGTGCTCGATCTCGCGGTCGATGCGTTCGACCATGCCCTTGAACAGGGTGAACGGCGACTGCAGCAGCCGTTCCATCTTGTTGACCTTGCCCAGCGAGGTGAGCTGCAGAAAGACGTTGTGCACGTCCTTGCAGATCTTCTGGTTGTAGGTGAACAGGCCGTAATCGGTGTACAGCCGCGCCGTGCGCGGGTGGTAGTTGCCGGTGCCCAGATGCGCGTAGTGGCGCAGACCTTCTTCTTCCCGCCGCACCACCAGTATCATCTTGGCGTGGGTCTTGTAGCCGACGATGCCGTAGACGACATGTGCGCCGACGTCCTGGAGCTTTTCGGCAAGGTCGATGTTGTCGGCCTCATCGAAACGCGCGCGCAGTTCGACCACCACCGTGACTTCCTTGCCGGCCTTGGCGGCCTCCATCAAGGCATCGACGATCGGGCTCTTGGTGCCGGTGCGGTACAGGGTCTGCTTGATCGCCAGTACGTTCGGATCGCGTGCGGCCTGGCGCAGGAATTCGACGACCGGGACGAACGAATCGAAGGGGTGATGCAGCAGCACGTCGGCGTCGCGCACCGCGGAGAAGATGTCTTCACGCTGCAACTGGCGCGGTACGCGCGGCACGAACGGCTGGAACTTCAGATCGGGCCGGTCGACCAGATCGGGCAGCGCCATCAGGCGATTGAGATTGACCGGACCGTTGACCTGATACACATCCGCCGGGTCGAGCTGCACGGTCTGCATCAGATACTGCCAGAGATGATCCGGACAGTTGTGGGCCACCTCCAGTCGTACCGAATCGCCCCACTGGCGCTGCGACAACTCGCCTTCGAGCACTTCCAGCAGATCCTCGGCCTCCTCGACATCCACCAGCAGATCGCTGTTGCGGGTGATGCGGAACTGGTAACAGCCGGTGGCTTCCATGCCCGGGAACAGGTCATCGACATAGGCGTGGATGACCGAGGACAGGAACACGAAGTCGTGCGGCCCGGTGCCCTTGATCTCGTTCGGAACCTGGATGATGCGCGGCAGCGCGCGCGGTGCCTGCACGATCGCGAAGCCGCTGTTGCGGCCGAACGCGTCCTTGCCGTGCAGGGAAACGATGAAGTTCAGCGACTTGTTGAGAATCCGCGGGAACGGGTGCGCCGGGTCCAACCCCAGGGGCGACAGCACCGGCAGCAGCTCGTCATGAAAGAACTGCCGTAGCCAGGCATCCTGCTGCGGGGTCCATGAGGAACGGCGCAGAAAGCGAATGTGTTCTTCATCCAGCGCCGGAACCAGAACCTCGTTGAACACGCGGTACTGCTCGTCGACCAGGGCATGCGCGCGCTGGCTGATGTCGCGCAGCAGGTCGATCGACGAGAGCCCATCGGCGCCACGCTGGTTCTGCCCCAGTTCCACGACTTTCTGCAGTCCGGCCACGCGAATCTCGAAGAACTCGTCGAGGTTGGAACTGGAAATGCACAGGAACTTGAGCCGTTCCAGCAAGGGCAGCCGCTCGTCCTTGGCCTGCTCCAGCACGCGCTGGTTGAACTCCAGCAACGACAGCTCGCGATTGATGAACAGCTCCGGATTCAGCGGCTCGGCGCTGTCGGA
The Banduia mediterranea genome window above contains:
- the ppk1 gene encoding polyphosphate kinase 1, whose translation is MSNMDAPSIAARQAEPVSDSAEPLNPELFINRELSLLEFNQRVLEQAKDERLPLLERLKFLCISSSNLDEFFEIRVAGLQKVVELGQNQRGADGLSSIDLLRDISQRAHALVDEQYRVFNEVLVPALDEEHIRFLRRSSWTPQQDAWLRQFFHDELLPVLSPLGLDPAHPFPRILNKSLNFIVSLHGKDAFGRNSGFAIVQAPRALPRIIQVPNEIKGTGPHDFVFLSSVIHAYVDDLFPGMEATGCYQFRITRNSDLLVDVEEAEDLLEVLEGELSQRQWGDSVRLEVAHNCPDHLWQYLMQTVQLDPADVYQVNGPVNLNRLMALPDLVDRPDLKFQPFVPRVPRQLQREDIFSAVRDADVLLHHPFDSFVPVVEFLRQAARDPNVLAIKQTLYRTGTKSPIVDALMEAAKAGKEVTVVVELRARFDEADNIDLAEKLQDVGAHVVYGIVGYKTHAKMILVVRREEEGLRHYAHLGTGNYHPRTARLYTDYGLFTYNQKICKDVHNVFLQLTSLGKVNKMERLLQSPFTLFKGMVERIDREIEHVAAGHPGRIIAKMNSLVEPELIRKLYRASQAGVEIDLIVRGMCSLRPGIAGVSDRIRVRSVVGRFLEHHRVFHFENAGKPEVWISSADWMERNLYRRVEIATPILDDKLRQRLITHLQAYLADTAQSWHLQPDGGYHRADHVQDVAVQQRLLDGDLV